The following are from one region of the Capsicum annuum cultivar UCD-10X-F1 chromosome 1, UCD10Xv1.1, whole genome shotgun sequence genome:
- the LOC107876906 gene encoding probable serine/threonine-protein kinase PBL16 isoform X1, with protein sequence MQLNFSYRQHNTTSIPTFFSIIVIKETKFVFTQISNEPESTKDESPSQKARMDHTKMPSNPEEVEDLRRRSATNPLIVFSFDELKIMTGNFRQDYMLGGGGFGSVYKGYITQDLREGFQPITVAVKVHDGDNSYQGHREWLAEVIFLGQLSHPNLVKLIGYCCEADHRVLIYEYMARGSVENNLFSRVLLPLSWSIRMKIAFGAAKGLAFLHEAEKPVIYRDFKTSNILLDLEYNTKLSDFGLAKDGPVGDKSHVSTRIMGTYGYAAPEYIMTGHLTPRSDVYSFGVVLLELLTGRKSLEKSRPAREQNLTDWALPLLREKKKLLNIIDPRLDGDYPIKAVHKAAMLAYHCLNRNPKARPLMRDIVDSLEPLQIHGEVPTSEKPTLTVITDTPNGVIKEKVQTLT encoded by the exons ATGCAACTCAATTTCAGCTACAGACAACACAACACCACTTCCATTCCCACTTTTTTCTCCATCATTGTTATCAAAGAAACAAAATTCGTTTTCACACAAATATCCAACGAACCAG AGTCAACAAAGGATGAGAGTCCATCTCAAAAGGCAAGGATGGATCACACTAAGATGCCTTCAAATCCTGAAGAAGTAGAAGACCTGCGCCGTAGGTCAGCTACAAATCCATTGATCGTTTTCTCCTTCGATGAACTTAAGATAATGACCGGAAACTTTAGACAAGATTACATGCTGGGTGGAGGAGGATTTGGAAGTGTTTATAAAGGATATATTACTCAAGATTTGAGGGAAGGATTCCAACCAATTACAGTAGCTGTTAAGGTTCATGATGGAGATAACAGTTATCAGGGCCATAGGGAATGGCTG GCTGAAGTGATATTTCTGGGCCAACTTTCGCACCCAAATTTGGTAAAGTTGATCGGTTACTGCTGTGAAGCTGATCATCGGGTTCTTATATATGAGTATATGGCTCGGGGAAGTGTTGAGAACAATTTGTTCTCGA GAGTATTGCTTCCTCTTTCGTGGTCCATTAGAATGAAGATTGCCTTTGGTGCAGCTAAAGGACTTGCTTTTCTGCATGAAGCTGAAAAACCTGTTATCTATCGAGATTTTAAGACATCTAATATCCTATTAGATCTG GAGTACAACACAAAACTCTCTGATTTTGGCCTCGCTAAAGATGGACCAGTTGGGGACAAATCTCATGTTTCTACTCGCATAATGGGAACCTATGGATATGCTGCCCCTGAATATATTATGACAG GCCATTTGACTCCTAGGAGTGATGTTTAtagttttggtgttgttcttCTCGAGCTTCTCACGGGAAGAAAATCACTTGAAAAATCCAGACCAGCCCGAGAACAGAACCTTACGGATTGGGCTCTACCATTgcttagagaaaagaaaaaactgCTCAATATTATAGATCCAAGACTTGATGGAGATTATCCCATAAAAGCTGTTCACAAAGCTGCAATGCTTGCTTATCATTGCCTAAATCGCAACCCTAAAGCACGACCTTTAATGAGAGACATTGTAGATTCCTTAGAGCCTCTTCAGATACATGGTGAAGTTCCAACAAGTGAGAAGCCTACTTTGACTGTTATCACTGATACTCCCAATGGAGTTATCAAAGAGAAGGTGCAAACATTAACATGA
- the LOC107876906 gene encoding probable serine/threonine-protein kinase PBL16 isoform X2: MGNCFCRGQPSIYRVSSNAKSESTKDESPSQKARMDHTKMPSNPEEVEDLRRRSATNPLIVFSFDELKIMTGNFRQDYMLGGGGFGSVYKGYITQDLREGFQPITVAVKVHDGDNSYQGHREWLAEVIFLGQLSHPNLVKLIGYCCEADHRVLIYEYMARGSVENNLFSRVLLPLSWSIRMKIAFGAAKGLAFLHEAEKPVIYRDFKTSNILLDLEYNTKLSDFGLAKDGPVGDKSHVSTRIMGTYGYAAPEYIMTGHLTPRSDVYSFGVVLLELLTGRKSLEKSRPAREQNLTDWALPLLREKKKLLNIIDPRLDGDYPIKAVHKAAMLAYHCLNRNPKARPLMRDIVDSLEPLQIHGEVPTSEKPTLTVITDTPNGVIKEKVQTLT; the protein is encoded by the exons ATGGGCAATTGCTTCTGTAGGGGACAACCTTCAATATACAGAGTCTCTTCTAATGCAAAATCTG AGTCAACAAAGGATGAGAGTCCATCTCAAAAGGCAAGGATGGATCACACTAAGATGCCTTCAAATCCTGAAGAAGTAGAAGACCTGCGCCGTAGGTCAGCTACAAATCCATTGATCGTTTTCTCCTTCGATGAACTTAAGATAATGACCGGAAACTTTAGACAAGATTACATGCTGGGTGGAGGAGGATTTGGAAGTGTTTATAAAGGATATATTACTCAAGATTTGAGGGAAGGATTCCAACCAATTACAGTAGCTGTTAAGGTTCATGATGGAGATAACAGTTATCAGGGCCATAGGGAATGGCTG GCTGAAGTGATATTTCTGGGCCAACTTTCGCACCCAAATTTGGTAAAGTTGATCGGTTACTGCTGTGAAGCTGATCATCGGGTTCTTATATATGAGTATATGGCTCGGGGAAGTGTTGAGAACAATTTGTTCTCGA GAGTATTGCTTCCTCTTTCGTGGTCCATTAGAATGAAGATTGCCTTTGGTGCAGCTAAAGGACTTGCTTTTCTGCATGAAGCTGAAAAACCTGTTATCTATCGAGATTTTAAGACATCTAATATCCTATTAGATCTG GAGTACAACACAAAACTCTCTGATTTTGGCCTCGCTAAAGATGGACCAGTTGGGGACAAATCTCATGTTTCTACTCGCATAATGGGAACCTATGGATATGCTGCCCCTGAATATATTATGACAG GCCATTTGACTCCTAGGAGTGATGTTTAtagttttggtgttgttcttCTCGAGCTTCTCACGGGAAGAAAATCACTTGAAAAATCCAGACCAGCCCGAGAACAGAACCTTACGGATTGGGCTCTACCATTgcttagagaaaagaaaaaactgCTCAATATTATAGATCCAAGACTTGATGGAGATTATCCCATAAAAGCTGTTCACAAAGCTGCAATGCTTGCTTATCATTGCCTAAATCGCAACCCTAAAGCACGACCTTTAATGAGAGACATTGTAGATTCCTTAGAGCCTCTTCAGATACATGGTGAAGTTCCAACAAGTGAGAAGCCTACTTTGACTGTTATCACTGATACTCCCAATGGAGTTATCAAAGAGAAGGTGCAAACATTAACATGA